From the Ictalurus furcatus strain D&B chromosome 19, Billie_1.0, whole genome shotgun sequence genome, one window contains:
- the LOC128623046 gene encoding zinc finger protein 501-like isoform X1, whose amino-acid sequence MKSESRRRSLRKSPQTPAATGSEMFHCSDCGESFTKSHHLKDHKRIHTGKKPFYCGQCGKSFTCQSNLQKHERIHTGEKPYHCGQCEKSFTFQSNLQQHERIHTGQKPYYCSQCGKSFTQLCNLQRHERIHTGEKPYYCGQCEKSFTFQSNLQRHERIHTGQKPYYCGQCGKSFTRESQLQQHERIHTGEKPYYCSQCGKSFTCQSSLEQHQRIHTGERPYHCGQCGKSFTCQRTLRQHLRIHTGEKPYHCGQCGKSFTFQRDLQRHERIHTGEKPYYCSQCGKSFTCQSSLQRHQRIHTGEKPYHCGQCGKSFTCQSNLQRHERIHTGEKPYHCSQCGKSFRDQRTLHSHQQSHTGQKLYLCGHCGRSYTHSSSLRTHKCSNINPSDFDVNFSN is encoded by the coding sequence ATGTTCCACTGCTCAGATTGTGGGGAGAGTTTTACTAAAAGTCATCATCTCAAAGATCACAAGCGGATTCACACAGGGAAGAAGCCATtttactgtggacagtgtgggaagagttttacttgtcagagtaatctccaaaagcatgagcgcattcacacaggagagaagccgtatcactgtggacagtgtgagaagagCTTTACTTTTCAGAGTAATCTCCAACagcatgagcgcattcacacaggacagaagccGTATTACTGCTCtcagtgtgggaaaagttttacCCAACTATGTAATCTCCAGcgacatgagcgcattcacacaggagagaagccgtattactgtggacagtgtgagaagagCTTTACTTTTCAGAGTAATCTCCAAAgacatgagcgcattcacacaggacagaagccgtattactgtggacagtgtgggaagagttttactcgtgAGAGTCAGCTCCAACagcatgagcgcattcacacaggggaAAAGCCGTattactgctcacagtgtgggaagagttttacttgtcaGAGTAGTCTCGAACAACACCAGCGTATCCACACTGGAGAGAGGCcctatcactgtggacagtgtgggaagagttttacttgccaGCGTACTCTCCGACAGCATttgcgcattcacacaggagagaagccgtatcactgtggacagtgtgggaagagttttacattTCAGAGGGATCTCCAAcgacatgagcgcattcacacaggggaAAAGCCGTATTACTGCtcccagtgtgggaagagttttacttgtcaGAGTAGTCTCCAACGACACCAGCGtatccacacaggagagaagccgtatcactgtggacagtgtgggaagagttttacttgccagagtaatctccaacgacatgagcgcattcacacaggagagaagccgtatcactgctcgcagtgtgggaaaagttttcGTGACCAGAGGACCCTCCACAGCCACCAGCAGAGTCATACGGGACAGAAGCTGTACCTCTGCGGACATTGTGGGCGGAGCTATACACATTCAAGTTCATTAAGGACACACAAGTGCTCTAACATAAATCCATCAGATTTTGACGTGAATTTCTCAAATTAA
- the LOC128623046 gene encoding zinc finger protein 239-like isoform X2, producing MFHCSDCGESFTKSHHLKDHKRIHTGKKPFYCGQCGKSFTCQSNLQKHERIHTGEKPYHCGQCEKSFTFQSNLQQHERIHTGQKPYYCSQCGKSFTQLCNLQRHERIHTGEKPYYCGQCEKSFTFQSNLQRHERIHTGQKPYYCGQCGKSFTRESQLQQHERIHTGEKPYYCSQCGKSFTCQSSLEQHQRIHTGERPYHCGQCGKSFTCQRTLRQHLRIHTGEKPYHCGQCGKSFTFQRDLQRHERIHTGEKPYYCSQCGKSFTCQSSLQRHQRIHTGEKPYHCGQCGKSFTCQSNLQRHERIHTGEKPYHCSQCGKSFRDQRTLHSHQQSHTGQKLYLCGHCGRSYTHSSSLRTHKCSNINPSDFDVNFSN from the coding sequence ATGTTCCACTGCTCAGATTGTGGGGAGAGTTTTACTAAAAGTCATCATCTCAAAGATCACAAGCGGATTCACACAGGGAAGAAGCCATtttactgtggacagtgtgggaagagttttacttgtcagagtaatctccaaaagcatgagcgcattcacacaggagagaagccgtatcactgtggacagtgtgagaagagCTTTACTTTTCAGAGTAATCTCCAACagcatgagcgcattcacacaggacagaagccGTATTACTGCTCtcagtgtgggaaaagttttacCCAACTATGTAATCTCCAGcgacatgagcgcattcacacaggagagaagccgtattactgtggacagtgtgagaagagCTTTACTTTTCAGAGTAATCTCCAAAgacatgagcgcattcacacaggacagaagccgtattactgtggacagtgtgggaagagttttactcgtgAGAGTCAGCTCCAACagcatgagcgcattcacacaggggaAAAGCCGTattactgctcacagtgtgggaagagttttacttgtcaGAGTAGTCTCGAACAACACCAGCGTATCCACACTGGAGAGAGGCcctatcactgtggacagtgtgggaagagttttacttgccaGCGTACTCTCCGACAGCATttgcgcattcacacaggagagaagccgtatcactgtggacagtgtgggaagagttttacattTCAGAGGGATCTCCAAcgacatgagcgcattcacacaggggaAAAGCCGTATTACTGCtcccagtgtgggaagagttttacttgtcaGAGTAGTCTCCAACGACACCAGCGtatccacacaggagagaagccgtatcactgtggacagtgtgggaagagttttacttgccagagtaatctccaacgacatgagcgcattcacacaggagagaagccgtatcactgctcgcagtgtgggaaaagttttcGTGACCAGAGGACCCTCCACAGCCACCAGCAGAGTCATACGGGACAGAAGCTGTACCTCTGCGGACATTGTGGGCGGAGCTATACACATTCAAGTTCATTAAGGACACACAAGTGCTCTAACATAAATCCATCAGATTTTGACGTGAATTTCTCAAATTAA